A stretch of Bradyrhizobium diazoefficiens DNA encodes these proteins:
- a CDS encoding EamA family transporter: protein MLTITSLWIPFTVIAALGQVARNAMQRSLTKPLGTWGATNIRFLFGFPFSLLFLGVVLVATGDHLSMPPTVFWPWLLLGALSQIVATGLMLLAMNDRSFVVTTAYLKTEAIQTAIFGFIFLGDHLTWLRVLAIVIATVGVVITALRPGGEKSFAELKPTITGLVAAAAFALSAVGFRGAIINVPGVSFVTAASFTLVLGLFVQTLILTIYLLWRAPKVLQAILGLWKPSLLAGFMGAFASQFWFLAFALTAAANVRTLALIEVLFAQAVAYYSFKQPIAPREIAGIALIIIGVAVLVGV, encoded by the coding sequence ATGCTAACCATCACCAGCCTCTGGATCCCCTTCACCGTCATTGCTGCGCTCGGCCAGGTCGCGCGCAATGCGATGCAGCGATCACTCACAAAGCCGCTGGGGACCTGGGGCGCGACCAATATCCGCTTCCTGTTCGGCTTCCCGTTCTCGCTGCTGTTCCTGGGCGTGGTGCTTGTCGCGACCGGCGATCATCTCAGCATGCCGCCGACCGTGTTCTGGCCGTGGCTGCTGCTGGGTGCGCTCAGCCAGATCGTCGCCACCGGCCTGATGCTGCTCGCGATGAACGACCGCTCCTTCGTGGTGACGACGGCGTACCTGAAGACCGAAGCGATCCAGACCGCCATCTTCGGTTTCATCTTCCTCGGCGATCACCTGACATGGCTCAGGGTGCTGGCGATCGTGATCGCGACCGTCGGGGTCGTCATCACCGCGCTGCGTCCCGGCGGCGAGAAGAGCTTTGCCGAGCTGAAGCCGACCATCACCGGTCTCGTCGCCGCCGCGGCGTTCGCGCTGTCTGCAGTCGGTTTCCGCGGCGCCATCATCAACGTGCCGGGCGTGTCGTTCGTGACGGCGGCGTCGTTCACGCTGGTGTTAGGGCTGTTCGTGCAGACGCTGATCCTGACGATCTACCTGCTTTGGCGCGCGCCCAAGGTGCTGCAGGCGATCCTGGGACTGTGGAAGCCGTCGCTGCTCGCCGGCTTCATGGGCGCCTTCGCCTCGCAGTTCTGGTTCCTGGCGTTCGCGCTGACAGCCGCCGCCAATGTCCGCACGCTCGCTCTGATCGAGGTGCTGTTCGCACAAGCCGTGGCGTATTACTCGTTCAAGCAGCCGATCGCGCCGCGCGAGATTGCTGGCATCGCGCTGATCATCATCGGCGTGGCAGTGCTGGTGGGGGTCTAG
- a CDS encoding DUF1178 family protein has product MIRYALHCDHDHEFESWFQSSSAYDSQVKRKLVTCPICGSAKVDKAIMAPRIVGKKGRGPATPPPEPATTVAAPEAAPSGSTSLMMAQERELRSKLKELRDHIVKNADNVGERFANEARAMHYGDKEHRPIYGEASPDEAKSLIDEGIEVSPLPTLPEDRN; this is encoded by the coding sequence ATGATCCGCTACGCGCTTCACTGCGACCACGACCACGAATTCGAAAGTTGGTTCCAGAGCTCGTCGGCCTACGATTCGCAGGTGAAGCGCAAGCTCGTGACCTGTCCGATCTGCGGCTCGGCCAAGGTCGACAAGGCGATCATGGCGCCGCGCATCGTCGGCAAGAAGGGCCGCGGCCCCGCAACGCCGCCGCCGGAGCCGGCCACCACCGTTGCCGCGCCCGAGGCGGCGCCGTCCGGATCGACCTCGCTGATGATGGCGCAGGAGCGCGAGCTTCGCAGCAAGCTGAAGGAGCTTCGCGACCACATCGTCAAGAACGCCGACAATGTCGGCGAGCGCTTTGCGAACGAAGCCCGCGCGATGCACTATGGCGACAAGGAGCACCGCCCGATCTACGGCGAAGCCTCGCCCGACGAGGCAAAGTCGCTGATCGACGAGGGTATCGAAGTGTCGCCGCTGCCGACGCTGCCGGAAGACCGGAACTAG
- a CDS encoding carbon-nitrogen hydrolase family protein, whose product MSDNRTFTAAMVQMRTSLMPEPSLAQATKLIRHAAANGADYVQTPEVSNMMQMNRKALFEHLQSEEDDASLKAYRALAAELKIHIHVGSLALRFSDEKAVNRSFLIGPEGNVLASYDKIHMFDIELPDGESYRESANYQPGETAVISDLPWGRVGLTICYDVRFPALYRALAESGASFITVPSAFTRKTGEAHWHVLLRSRAIETGCFIFAATQGGLHENKRETFGHSLIIDPWGEILAEGDIEPGIIMAKIDPAKVETARRAIPSLQHGRRFGVADPKAGPDHLHLVRGSA is encoded by the coding sequence ATGAGCGACAACAGGACCTTCACCGCAGCCATGGTGCAGATGCGCACCAGCCTGATGCCCGAGCCGAGCCTCGCGCAGGCAACGAAACTGATCCGGCACGCCGCGGCCAACGGTGCCGACTACGTGCAGACGCCCGAAGTCAGCAATATGATGCAGATGAATCGCAAGGCGCTGTTCGAGCACCTCCAGAGCGAGGAGGACGACGCCTCGCTGAAGGCGTATCGCGCGCTCGCCGCCGAGTTGAAGATCCACATCCATGTCGGCTCGCTCGCACTGCGCTTCTCTGACGAGAAGGCGGTGAACCGCTCCTTCCTGATCGGGCCCGAGGGCAATGTGCTCGCGAGCTACGACAAGATCCACATGTTCGACATCGAGCTGCCGGACGGCGAGAGCTATCGCGAATCCGCCAACTACCAGCCGGGTGAGACCGCCGTGATCTCCGATCTTCCCTGGGGCCGCGTCGGCTTAACGATCTGCTACGACGTGCGCTTCCCTGCGCTCTACCGCGCGCTGGCCGAGAGCGGCGCATCCTTCATCACAGTGCCGTCAGCTTTCACCCGCAAGACCGGTGAGGCGCACTGGCACGTGCTGCTGCGGTCGCGCGCGATCGAGACCGGCTGCTTCATTTTTGCCGCGACACAGGGCGGCCTGCACGAGAACAAGCGCGAGACGTTCGGCCACTCCCTGATCATCGATCCCTGGGGCGAGATCCTGGCCGAGGGCGACATCGAGCCCGGCATCATCATGGCCAAGATCGATCCGGCCAAGGTCGAGACCGCACGCCGCGCAATCCCGTCGCTCCAGCACGGCCGCCGCTTCGGCGTCGCAGATCCCAAGGCCGGGCCCGACCATCTGCACCTGGTGCGGGGATCGGCATGA
- the grxC gene encoding glutaredoxin 3 has protein sequence MTAAVEIYTRPGCGYCSAARSLLTRKKATFTEFDVAKNPSWRDEMYDRAGEGSTFPQIWIGGTHVGGCDELYALDREGKLDGLLESVKAVS, from the coding sequence ATGACCGCTGCTGTCGAAATCTACACCAGGCCAGGATGTGGCTATTGTTCCGCTGCCAGGTCGCTTCTGACCCGCAAGAAGGCGACCTTCACGGAATTCGACGTCGCCAAGAACCCGTCCTGGCGCGACGAGATGTACGACCGCGCCGGCGAAGGCTCGACCTTCCCGCAGATCTGGATCGGTGGAACCCATGTCGGCGGCTGCGATGAGCTCTATGCGCTCGACCGTGAAGGCAAGCTCGACGGCCTGCTCGAAAGCGTGAAGGCGGTCTCATGA
- a CDS encoding ComF family protein yields the protein MKAEGAHIRSIALPFRAAWTVGRHVLSRAARLALDIALPTLCVSCREPVDGEGVCAACWAKLSFIERPYCPRLGIPFVYDPGPDMLSMEAIASPPAYHRARAAVRYDDVARTLVHALKYQDRTDLAPAMGRWMARAGGELLSDADMLVPVPLHWRRAWRRRYNQSGALAHIIARRSGVKVRGEVLRRVRATEQQIGLSRAQRATNVQGAFQVSPDRQAEVQGRRIVLIDDVLTSGATLDACARALLRAKAAQVDVLVFARVVESR from the coding sequence ATGAAAGCCGAGGGTGCCCATATACGTTCGATCGCCCTACCCTTCCGTGCCGCATGGACTGTCGGCCGCCACGTGCTGTCGCGTGCGGCGCGGCTCGCCCTCGACATCGCGCTGCCGACGTTGTGTGTCTCCTGCCGCGAGCCGGTCGACGGTGAAGGCGTTTGCGCGGCGTGCTGGGCAAAACTGTCGTTCATCGAACGGCCCTATTGCCCACGCCTCGGCATTCCCTTCGTTTATGATCCCGGCCCCGACATGCTGTCGATGGAGGCGATCGCGAGCCCGCCGGCGTACCACCGGGCACGCGCGGCGGTGCGCTATGACGACGTCGCGCGCACGCTGGTGCATGCGCTGAAATACCAGGATCGCACTGATCTGGCGCCCGCCATGGGCCGCTGGATGGCGCGCGCGGGCGGCGAGCTGCTATCGGATGCCGACATGCTGGTCCCCGTTCCCCTGCATTGGCGCCGGGCCTGGCGGCGACGCTACAACCAGTCCGGCGCGCTGGCACACATCATCGCACGGCGGAGCGGGGTGAAAGTGCGGGGCGAGGTGCTGCGCCGGGTGCGTGCCACCGAGCAGCAGATCGGGCTGTCGCGCGCCCAGCGCGCCACCAACGTGCAGGGCGCATTCCAGGTATCCCCCGACCGTCAGGCCGAGGTTCAGGGCCGGCGCATCGTCCTGATCGACGATGTCCTGACCTCGGGCGCGACATTGGATGCCTGCGCGCGCGCTCTTCTTCGCGCCAAGGCGGCCCAGGTCGACGTGCTGGTCTTTGCCCGGGTTGTCGAGAGCCGGTAA
- a CDS encoding methyltransferase domain-containing protein has protein sequence MAENPQTPPALFDLALLQGRQRRAQAQGPVSFLLDRVAEDMSDRLAAVMREFHAPADLWTPGEGLAELRGRLPSIQRIALDAAGAEKLPFAPESLDVVVSALALQFVNDLPGVFAQIRRALKPDGLLLAAMIGGDSLTELREAFAAAEAECEGGMSPRVAPFADLRDIGALLQRAGFALPVTDVDRVVVRYANAFALMQDLRRMGAANVLIERRRTPSRRATLLRMAEIYAERFADADGRIRATFDIIWLSGWAPHASQQQPLKPGSAKASLAEAVKKAGKD, from the coding sequence ATGGCTGAGAACCCGCAAACCCCGCCCGCCCTGTTCGATCTTGCCCTGCTGCAGGGGCGGCAGCGGCGTGCGCAGGCGCAAGGTCCGGTTTCCTTTTTGCTCGATCGGGTCGCCGAGGACATGTCCGACCGGCTAGCCGCGGTGATGCGCGAGTTTCACGCACCGGCCGATCTGTGGACGCCGGGTGAGGGGCTTGCGGAGTTACGAGGGCGGCTGCCTTCCATCCAACGGATCGCGCTCGATGCGGCGGGCGCCGAGAAATTGCCCTTCGCGCCCGAAAGCCTCGACGTCGTCGTTTCGGCGCTGGCGCTGCAATTCGTCAACGACCTGCCGGGCGTGTTCGCGCAGATCCGTCGCGCGCTGAAGCCTGACGGCCTGCTGCTCGCCGCAATGATCGGTGGCGACAGCCTGACCGAGCTGCGCGAGGCCTTTGCCGCCGCGGAAGCCGAATGCGAAGGCGGCATGTCGCCGCGCGTCGCGCCGTTCGCCGATTTGCGCGATATCGGCGCACTGTTGCAGCGGGCGGGCTTTGCACTGCCGGTCACCGACGTCGATCGCGTCGTGGTGCGCTATGCCAATGCGTTCGCGCTGATGCAGGATCTCCGCCGCATGGGCGCGGCCAATGTGCTGATCGAGCGGCGGCGTACGCCGAGCCGGCGCGCGACGCTGCTGCGGATGGCCGAAATCTACGCCGAGCGCTTTGCCGACGCCGACGGCCGCATCCGTGCCACGTTCGATATCATCTGGCTCTCCGGTTGGGCGCCCCATGCGAGCCAGCAACAGCCGCTGAAGCCGGGATCGGCGAAAGCGAGCCTGGCGGAGGCGGTGAAGAAGGCGGGTAAAGATTGA